GCGGCTTGAGCTGCCGCCACCATACCGGGTATACATACTCGGTATGTCGATCCGTCACGGCCTGCTCGCCCTGCTCGACCAGGGCCCGCGCTACGGCTACCAGCTGAGATCCGAGTTCGAGGCCCGCACCGGGGCGACCTGGCCGCTGAACGTCGGCCAGGTGTACACCACGCTCGGCCGCCTGGAGCGCGACGGCCTGGTGGAGTCCGCCGGCGAGGACGACGAGGGCCACCAGTTCTACGCCGTCACCGAAGAGGGACGCAGCGAACTGCGCCGCTGGTTCGACACCCCGGTGCCGCGCACCAACCCGCCCCGCGACGAGCTGGCGATAAAGCTCGCCATGGCGGTGACCGTCCCGGGCGTGGACGTCGCCGCCGTCGTACAGGGCCAGCGCCGGCACAGCATGAAAGCGCTGCAGGACTACACCCGGCTCAAGGGCCGCGCGCTGGCCGCCGACACCGGCTCCGGCGGCGACCTGGCCTGGCTGCTGGTGCTGGAGCAACTGATCTTCCAGACCGAGGCGGAGATCCGCTGGCTGGACCACTGCGAGAGCAGGCTCGGCCAGCACGCGGGACGCGCGGCAGCCGCCCCGCCCGCCGAACCCGCCGACGCGCCGCCCGCCCGCCGTGCCGCCAAGAGCCGCGAACGCGGCCGTCTCTGAGACTCCAGGGGGAGCGATGACCGAACAACTCAGCCCGGCCCAGCCCGTGCTGCACCTCGACCAGGTGAGCCGGGTGCACGGCCAAGGGGCGGCCGAGGTGCAGGCGCTGCGCGCCGTCGACCTCAAGGTGTACCCGGGCGAACTCGTCGCCGTGATGGGCCCCTCCGGGTCCGGCAAGTCCACCCTGCTGACCCTGGCCGGCGGCCTGGACAGCCCGAGCGGCGGCCGGGTGATCGTCGAGGGCACCGTCCTCGGCGACCTCGACCGCAAGCGGCTCGCCGCCGTCCGCCGCCGCGCCGTGGGCTACGTGTTCCAGGACTACAACCTCATACCGGCGCTCACCGCCGCCGAGAACATCGCGCTGCCCCGCGAACTGGACGGCATGTCCACCCGGGCCGCCCGCAAGGAGGCGCTGGCCGCGCTCGACGAGCTCGGCATCGCCGAACTCGCCGACCGCTTCCCCGACGACATGTCAGGAGGCCAGCAGCAGCGCGTCGCCATCGCCCGCGCGCTGATCGGCGACCGCCGCCTGGTCCTCGCCGACGAACCCACCGGCGCCCTCGACTCCACCACCGGCGAATCCGTGCTCGCCGTCCTGCGGGCCCGCTGCGACGCCGGCGCCGCCGCCATGATGGTCACCCACGAGGCCCGGCACGCCGCCTGGGCCGACCGCGTGGTGTTCCTCCGCGACGGCCTGCTGGTCGACGAGACCGCCCGCCAGGACGCCGGCAGCCTGCTGCTCGCCGCCGCCACCAACGCGCGGAAGGGCACCGAGCAGTGAGGCTGACCGCCTGGCGCGCCACCCTGCGGATCGCCCGCCGCGACGCCATGCGCGCCAAGGGCCGCAGCGCCCTGGTGCTGGCCATGATCGCGCTGCCGGTGCTCGGCGTGGCCGGCGCGGACGTCACCATCCGCAGCGCCCAGCTGGAACCGGCCGAGGTGGCCGCCCGCACCATCGGCGCCGCCGACGCCAAGATCGAGATGTCGATACGCGGCGGGAGCCTCACCCAGGCGCCCGACCCCGGCGACGGGACCATCGGCGACCGGCCCGAGCCGGGCAAGCCGCAGACCGCCGAGCAGAAGCGCAGCGCCGACACCGACCCCGCGAAGCTGGTCACCGAGCTGCTGCCCGGCGCCGTCCTGAAGCCGCTGCCCGCCGGTCCGCGCACCACGGCCTCCACCAAGGAGGGCCGGATGACGGTGCAGACCACCGAGGTCGACCTGGCCGACCCGGTCTGGCGCGGCATGATCGACGTGGTGCGCGGCACCGTCCCCGCCAAGGCGGACGAGATCGCCGCCACCCAGGCCTTCCTGGACCAGTCCGGGCTGCGGCTCGGCGACCGCACCTCGGTCCGCGGCCTGGAGTCCACCCCGTTCACCATCACGGCCGTCGCCGAGTACCCGAGCCGGCTCAAGGAGA
The DNA window shown above is from Streptomyces sp. TLI_171 and carries:
- a CDS encoding ABC transporter ATP-binding protein: MTEQLSPAQPVLHLDQVSRVHGQGAAEVQALRAVDLKVYPGELVAVMGPSGSGKSTLLTLAGGLDSPSGGRVIVEGTVLGDLDRKRLAAVRRRAVGYVFQDYNLIPALTAAENIALPRELDGMSTRAARKEALAALDELGIAELADRFPDDMSGGQQQRVAIARALIGDRRLVLADEPTGALDSTTGESVLAVLRARCDAGAAAMMVTHEARHAAWADRVVFLRDGLLVDETARQDAGSLLLAAATNARKGTEQ
- a CDS encoding PadR family transcriptional regulator codes for the protein MSIRHGLLALLDQGPRYGYQLRSEFEARTGATWPLNVGQVYTTLGRLERDGLVESAGEDDEGHQFYAVTEEGRSELRRWFDTPVPRTNPPRDELAIKLAMAVTVPGVDVAAVVQGQRRHSMKALQDYTRLKGRALAADTGSGGDLAWLLVLEQLIFQTEAEIRWLDHCESRLGQHAGRAAAAPPAEPADAPPARRAAKSRERGRL